The following proteins come from a genomic window of Daphnia carinata strain CSIRO-1 chromosome 8, CSIRO_AGI_Dcar_HiC_V3, whole genome shotgun sequence:
- the LOC130703607 gene encoding cadherin-99C-like isoform X1, translating to MCGMDSYKLERRSAKFSQTRMVLSCRVIALVMMVLCITIDAEPCDIETGQSNVILDIEESRGQQTNQSTRPRLLPIVGNEPAGEISLAIASSSKPNVFSLTGKELKLTSPLDRDHQDISSVILQVSCTNRITGRRRSIPVIVRISDINDKAPVFLNSTYSVTIPEDLPVGGTVIRDIEAKDADAGINALVEYKVVPNAQRMRSGSTNSSSAPSLFDSPLDASDGFGTFEFAAAHVPVLTLKQPVDYETTRRYLVTIVASDRAVNAKERLSSTTTLTVNVGDVEDQPPAFQYVGCPLNNRGVCVTPTYTTTVISGVTSGLLTLKPDRILAVDTDPSSRAAIRYSFAEGNPANFHEYFEINPNSGWVKQIKAANRSLVNKFDLIVKAEEVTSKKRFSDATLSIDVGNDNNFAPRLVAEALEGFVDENSPVGTPVISARRKGQPLQLKVVEEDTQFENSFSHYEIELTSPAFRVNKAGIMEVAMPNLDRDAPNPSILTFQAIARRAGGATTSPIAISIRLMDVNDNAPRFPSFKPVFLQASDSKKVVAQVQAEDKDWGDNARIEYSVLDVTNNGRNKFVINPQTGVIDSVGALKPGEKYTLTLQATDGGGKSSLGLLEVIVIPGPNIKAPAFTKESYEISVDEASPVNSVVYNFQAKDQENDRIVYSIVAGNELGHFKMEKSNGSLLLAETIDREQLSRYALTIKAEDSGGLSNVAQVMIRVLDTNDRSPEFVDLPYIFRVKENDLTGYIGRVHAKDADIEKNGQISYSLPSDPNFVINSQTGELKSKSPLDYETERVHLVVIAAQDNGPQPRVTTATATVVVLDFPDEKPKFSQQKYEADVPENIIDFFVTQVQATDMDTESSVTYTIRQGDVDKFRIDPQSGIVRTRRALDYERQAQYVLIIGTIENTDINDPHATTTLFVNVQDRNDVAPVYSSLPRPVRLRSTVPVGQVVTTVIAVDADGTNPNNQVRYELVNNSNKVGQFFRINAESGVISTRDNLRKDSEREYKLRVRAYDLGKPTSLSTLATVTVFVDHVAPLIAPDVTHMSFSEMTYSVSVAEDAHANTLIKYLSVANRTNDLLSVSCEIISGNSDDTFYTKESVDRNCELRLKRTLDFEAIQRYEIEIQLKTTAVMINQDRSTVRVDVTVLDVNDNSPKFLSKYPENRFTNGKFYAAISADAPISSVLILVAAEDADSGPLGQLTYEIMEETNGGKLFSIDKSTGAIHTEKMMNAIRQLPMRLIVTARDNPGQPIGYRETNCQVVVNIIETQHRLVLVLPNSPPDQVHRSQSSIVDILQEETKMIVRVEKLQALSSVSSNGSVVVDATGSELWFYCIDPSTETIVVTNHSQINSTVLDTGSTNHLAYLMATKLKLDVSEIRQPLDNRWASKPYDTDTPASRLWNGFPAALVVVGVLVFLLALGGIVYICASWDSRLQSKADKRVQPYVVFPPYNPVVIDPNPKEYETQILQLSVNNSTDDSESSGEQKLEYNQRRHRAFPLSVPAYVPGRHLNGALNSTNSDIATLRFSSLAGMGHCEFAPHQFFPEQEEEDLSSMIIYDDPPIPTTNPLYEGSDEDPLNYTSATNANVTFRSKLSRFGIPEVSTEL from the exons atgtgtggCATGGACAGTTACAAGTTGGAGAGGAGGAGCGCCAAGTTCAGCCAAACCAG GATGGTGTTGTCATGCCGAGTCATTGCCCTCGTCATGATGGTTCTGTGCATCACTATTGATGCTGAAC CTTGCGACATCGAAACGGGCCAGTCCAACGTCATCCTGGACATTGAGGAGAGCCGAGGGCAAC aAACGAATCAGAGCACTCGGCCAAGACTGCTGCCCATTGTTGGCAACGAGCCTGCTGGTGAAATCAGTTTGGCCATAGCCAGTTCCAGCAAACCGAACGTGTTCTCTCTGACGGGCAAAGAATTGAAATTGACGTCTCCTTTGGATCGCGATCATCAAGACATTTCGTCCGTCATCCTCCAA GTCTCCTGCACCAACAGGATCACTGGCCGTCGACGCAGCATTCCCGTTATTGTTAGGATCTCGGATATCAATGACAAAGCGCCCGTTTTCCTCAACAGCACTTACAGCGTCACCATCCCTGAG GATTTGCCGGTTGGTGGGACTGTCATTCGCGATATTGAGGCCAAAGATGCGGATGCCGGAATCAACGCTCTGGTGGAGTACAAAGTGGTGCCGAACGCCCAGCGGATGCGTAGCGGAAGCACCAATTCTTCATCAGCCCCGTCTCTCTTTGATAGTCCTTTGGACGCTTCCGATGGCTTCGGCACGTTTGAATTTGCCGCCGCCCACGTTCCCGTTCTCACCTTGAAACAGCCCGTTGATTACGAAACGACTCGCCGCTATTTGGTTACTATCGTCGCATCG GACCGAGCGGTCAATGCCAAAGAGCGCTTGTCATCGACCACCACTTTAACGGTCAACGTCGGCGATGTTGAAGATCAACCGCCCGCTTTCCAGTATGTTGGCTGCCCGTTGAACAATCGCGGCGTCTGCGTCACTCCGACATACACGACGACA GTCATCAGTGGCGTGACGTCCGGTTTGTTGACGTTGAAGCCGGACAGAATTTTGGCCGTCGATACGGATCCATCGAGTCGGGCTGCCATTCGCTACAGTTTCGCAGAAGGAAATCCTGCCAATTTCCACGAGTACTTTGAAATCAATCCCAACTCTGGCTGGGTAAAGCAGATAAAAGCAGCCAATCGTTCCCTTGTCAACAAATTCGATTTGATCGTCAAG GCTGAAGAAGTGACGTCAAAGAAAAGATTCTCCGATGCCACGTTAAGCATTGACGTGggaaatgataataattttgCGCCTCGGCTGGTGGCAGAAGCGCTCGAGGGTTTTGTCGATGAGAATTCGCCTGTTGGAACACCTGTGATTTCGGCGAGAAGAAAAGGGCAACCACTGCAGCTCAAGGTCGTCGAAGAAGACACG CAATTTGAGAATTCGTTTTCCCACTACGAGATTGAGCTGACTTCGCCTGCTTTCCGAGTCAATAAGGCCGGCATTATGGAAGTAGCTATGCCCAATTTGGACCGCGACGCACCCAATCCATCGATACTGACTTTCCAG GCTATCGCTCGAAGAGCTGGAGGAGCTACTACGTCACCGATTGCAATTTCGATTCGTCTTATGGATGTGAACGATAATGCTCCACGGTTTCCTTCGTTTAAACCGGTGTTTCTTCAGGCGAGCGATTCAAAAAAAGTAGTAGCTCAG gtgcaAGCCGAAGACAAGGATTGGGGTGATAATGCACGAATTGAATATTCTGTTTTGGATGTCACAAATAATGGCAGAAACAAGTTTGTTATCAATCCACAAACAGGAGTGATCGATTCAGTTGGAGCTTTGAAACCTGGAGAAAAGTATACACTTACACTTCAG GCAACAGATGGGGGAGGTAAATCGTCTTTGGGTCTATTGGAAGTCATTGTTATTCCTGGACCAAATATCAAGGCACCAGCATTTACGAAGGAGTCATATGAAATTTCTGTTGATGAGGCATCTCCGGTCAATTCTGTTGTTTATAATTTTCAG GCCAAAGATCAGGAAAATGATCGTATTGTGTACTCCATAGTGGCAGGCAATGAACTAGgacatttcaaaatggaaaagtcCAATGGAAGTCTCCTCCTTGCTGAAACAATAGATCGAGAACAACTTAGTCGTTATGCTCTTACTATCAAAGCTGAGGATTCTGGGGGATTGTCCAATGTGGCCCAGGTTATGATTCGGGTACTTGATACCAACGATAGGAGTCCGGAGTTTGTGGATCTACCATACATTTTCCGCGTCAAGGAAAATGACCTCACCGGCTATATTGGCCGAGTCCAT GCGAAGGATGCTGACATTGAAAAGAATGGCCAAATTTCGTATTCACTACCTTCCGATCCTAACTTTGTTATAAATAGTCAAACTGGCGAATTAAAGTCTAAGTCACCGCTAGACTACGAAACGGAACGA GTTCATTTAGTGGTTATAGCAGCTCAAGATAACGGACCGCAGCCACGAGTAACGACTGCAACAGCCACGGTTGTCGTGTTAGATTTCCCTGACGAGAAACCGAAATTCTCCCAGCAGAAATACGAAGCCGATGTACCGGAGAACATTATAGATTTCTTTGTCACCCAAGTTCAG GCCACCGACATGGACACCGAATCGTCCGTGACATACACCATTCGTCAGGGGGACGTCGACAAATTTAGAATTGATCCTCAGTCAGGAATTGTTCGCACGAGGCGGGCGCTTGATTACGAGCGCCAGGCGCAGTATGTCCTTATAATCGGAACTATCGAGAATACGGACATAAACGACCCGCATGCGACAACCACCCTCTTCGTCAACGTCCAG gacCGGAATGATGTGGCACCTGTCTACAGTTCTTTGCCGCGACCAGTACGACTCAGGAGTACGGTCCCTGTTGGCCAAGTCGTCACTACTGTTATAGCTGTTGATGCTGATGGAACGAATCCAAATAATCAA GTGAGATACGAATTAGTGAACAATTCAAACAAAGTTGGACAATTCTTCCGTATCAATGCCGAGTCCGGTGTTATCTCAACCCGAGACAATCTACGGAAAGACAGTGAACGGGAATACAAG TTGAGGGTTAGAGCGTATGACCTTGGCAAACCTACTTCGCTGAGTACCCTAGCTACCGTCACTGTATTTGTTGATCATGTCGCTCCGCTCATTGCACCAGACGTGACGCATATGTCGTTTTCGGAAATGACTTATTCGGTGTCCGTCGCAGAAGATGCACATGCGAATACGCTTATCAAATATTTATCCGTCGCCAACAGAACAAATGATTTGTTGTCTGTTTCATGCGAGATTATTAGCGGAAATTCCGACG ATACGTTCTACACGAAAGAATCAGTAGATCGCAATTGTGAGCTGCGGCTTAAACGAACTCTTGATTTTGAAGCTATCCAACGCTacgaaattgaaattcaattaaaaactaCAGCCGTCATGATAAATCAAGACAGATCGACAGTCAGG GTGGATGTTACGGTGCTGGATGTGAATGATAATTCCCCCAAATTCTTGTCCAAGTACCCGGAAAATCGCTTTACTAATGGAAAGTTCTACGCAGCGATCTCGGCTGATGCGCCTATCTCTTCGGTTTTGATTCTTGTGGCTGCTGAAGACGCTGACAGTGGCCCACTTGGCCAGCTCACTTACGAAATCATGGAAGAGACCAACGGCGGCAAATTATTCAGCATTGATAAATCGACTGGAGCTATTCATACGGAAAAAATGATGAACGCGATTCGACAACTGCCTATGCGGCTTATTGTCACTGCAAGAGATAATCCTGGCCAACCGATCGGCTATCGAGAGACTAATTGCCAAGTGGTC GTGAACATTATAGAAACACAACACCGATTAGTTCTTGTTTTGCCCAATTCCCCGCCCGATCAAGTCCATCGCTCTCAGTCGTCTATCGTGGATATCCTGCAGGAAGAAACCAAGATGATTGTTCGTGTCGAGAAGCTTCAGGCGCTCTCTAGTGTGTCATCTAACGGCTCAGTAGTCGTTGACGCAACTGGCTCAGAACTTTGGTTCTATTGTATTGATCCTAGCACGGAAACGATTGTGGTTACAAATCACAGTCAAATCAACAG cACTGTATTGGACACTGGATCTACGAATCACCTGGCCTACCTCATGGCAACGAAACTCAAATTAGATGTATCTGAAATCCGCCAGCCGCTGGATAATCGTTGGGCTTCTAAGCCATATGATACTGATACTCCAGCCAGCCGCCTTTGGAACGGCTTTCCTGCAGCCCTTGTGGTTGTGGGAGTCTTGGTCTTCTTGCTCGCCTTAGGTGGCATCGTTTATATCTGTGCCTCATGGGACAG TAGGTTGCAAAGCAAGGCCGACAAACGTGTGCAGCCGTATGTGGTATTTCCGCCTTATAACCCTGTTGTTATCGACCCCAATCCAAAAGAATATGAAACCCAG ATACTGCAGCTCAGTGTCAATAATAGTACTGACGATTCGGAATCAAGTGGTGAACAAAAGTTGGAATATAACCAACGAAGGCATCGCGCGTTTCCTCTCTCCGTGCCTGCCTACGTTCCAG GTCGTCATCTCAATGGTGCATTGAATTCAACCAACTCTGATATTGCGACGTTACGCTTTTCCAGTCTAGCTGGCATGGGGCATTGTGAATTTGCTCCCCATCAGTTTTTCCccgaacaagaagaagaggacTTATCGTCTATGATCATCTATGATGATCCACCCATTCCTACAACTAATCCGCTTTATGAAGG GTCTGATGAAGATCCGCTGAATTACACAAGCGCGACCAATGCCAACGTGACCTTCAGGAGTAAACTTTCGCGCTTTGGCATTCCTGAGGTATCTACAGAGCTCTGA
- the LOC130703607 gene encoding cadherin-99C-like isoform X2 gives MCGMDSYKLERRSAKFSQTRMVLSCRVIALVMMVLCITIDAEPCDIETGQSNVILDIEESRGQQTNQSTRPRLLPIVGNEPAGEISLAIASSSKPNVFSLTGKELKLTSPLDRDHQDISSVILQVSCTNRITGRRRSIPVIVRISDINDKAPVFLNSTYSVTIPEDLPVGGTVIRDIEAKDADAGINALVEYKVVPNAQRMRSGSTNSSSAPSLFDSPLDASDGFGTFEFAAAHVPVLTLKQPVDYETTRRYLVTIVASDRAVNAKERLSSTTTLTVNVGDVEDQPPAFQYVGCPLNNRGVCVTPTYTTTVISGVTSGLLTLKPDRILAVDTDPSSRAAIRYSFAEGNPANFHEYFEINPNSGWVKQIKAANRSLVNKFDLIVKAEEVTSKKRFSDATLSIDVGNDNNFAPRLVAEALEGFVDENSPVGTPVISARRKGQPLQLKVVEEDTQFENSFSHYEIELTSPAFRVNKAGIMEVAMPNLDRDAPNPSILTFQAIARRAGGATTSPIAISIRLMDVNDNAPRFPSFKPVFLQASDSKKVVAQVQAEDKDWGDNARIEYSVLDVTNNGRNKFVINPQTGVIDSVGALKPGEKYTLTLQATDGGGKSSLGLLEVIVIPGPNIKAPAFTKESYEISVDEASPVNSVVYNFQAKDQENDRIVYSIVAGNELGHFKMEKSNGSLLLAETIDREQLSRYALTIKAEDSGGLSNVAQVMIRVLDTNDRSPEFVDLPYIFRVKENDLTGYIGRVHAKDADIEKNGQISYSLPSDPNFVINSQTGELKSKSPLDYETERVHLVVIAAQDNGPQPRVTTATATVVVLDFPDEKPKFSQQKYEADVPENIIDFFVTQVQATDMDTESSVTYTIRQGDVDKFRIDPQSGIVRTRRALDYERQAQYVLIIGTIENTDINDPHATTTLFVNVQDRNDVAPVYSSLPRPVRLRSTVPVGQVVTTVIAVDADGTNPNNQVRYELVNNSNKVGQFFRINAESGVISTRDNLRKDSEREYKLRVRAYDLGKPTSLSTLATVTVFVDHVAPLIAPDVTHMSFSEMTYSVSVAEDAHANTLIKYLSVANRTNDLLSVSCEIISGNSDDTFYTKESVDRNCELRLKRTLDFEAIQRYEIEIQLKTTAVMINQDRSTVRVDVTVLDVNDNSPKFLSKYPENRFTNGKFYAAISADAPISSVLILVAAEDADSGPLGQLTYEIMEETNGGKLFSIDKSTGAIHTEKMMNAIRQLPMRLIVTARDNPGQPIGYRETNCQVVVNIIETQHRLVLVLPNSPPDQVHRSQSSIVDILQEETKMIVRVEKLQALSSVSSNGSVVVDATGSELWFYCIDPSTETIVVTNHSQINSTVLDTGSTNHLAYLMATKLKLDVSEIRQPLDNRWASKPYDTDTPASRLWNGFPAALVVVGVLVFLLALGGIVYICASWDRLQSKADKRVQPYVVFPPYNPVVIDPNPKEYETQILQLSVNNSTDDSESSGEQKLEYNQRRHRAFPLSVPAYVPGRHLNGALNSTNSDIATLRFSSLAGMGHCEFAPHQFFPEQEEEDLSSMIIYDDPPIPTTNPLYEGSDEDPLNYTSATNANVTFRSKLSRFGIPEVSTEL, from the exons atgtgtggCATGGACAGTTACAAGTTGGAGAGGAGGAGCGCCAAGTTCAGCCAAACCAG GATGGTGTTGTCATGCCGAGTCATTGCCCTCGTCATGATGGTTCTGTGCATCACTATTGATGCTGAAC CTTGCGACATCGAAACGGGCCAGTCCAACGTCATCCTGGACATTGAGGAGAGCCGAGGGCAAC aAACGAATCAGAGCACTCGGCCAAGACTGCTGCCCATTGTTGGCAACGAGCCTGCTGGTGAAATCAGTTTGGCCATAGCCAGTTCCAGCAAACCGAACGTGTTCTCTCTGACGGGCAAAGAATTGAAATTGACGTCTCCTTTGGATCGCGATCATCAAGACATTTCGTCCGTCATCCTCCAA GTCTCCTGCACCAACAGGATCACTGGCCGTCGACGCAGCATTCCCGTTATTGTTAGGATCTCGGATATCAATGACAAAGCGCCCGTTTTCCTCAACAGCACTTACAGCGTCACCATCCCTGAG GATTTGCCGGTTGGTGGGACTGTCATTCGCGATATTGAGGCCAAAGATGCGGATGCCGGAATCAACGCTCTGGTGGAGTACAAAGTGGTGCCGAACGCCCAGCGGATGCGTAGCGGAAGCACCAATTCTTCATCAGCCCCGTCTCTCTTTGATAGTCCTTTGGACGCTTCCGATGGCTTCGGCACGTTTGAATTTGCCGCCGCCCACGTTCCCGTTCTCACCTTGAAACAGCCCGTTGATTACGAAACGACTCGCCGCTATTTGGTTACTATCGTCGCATCG GACCGAGCGGTCAATGCCAAAGAGCGCTTGTCATCGACCACCACTTTAACGGTCAACGTCGGCGATGTTGAAGATCAACCGCCCGCTTTCCAGTATGTTGGCTGCCCGTTGAACAATCGCGGCGTCTGCGTCACTCCGACATACACGACGACA GTCATCAGTGGCGTGACGTCCGGTTTGTTGACGTTGAAGCCGGACAGAATTTTGGCCGTCGATACGGATCCATCGAGTCGGGCTGCCATTCGCTACAGTTTCGCAGAAGGAAATCCTGCCAATTTCCACGAGTACTTTGAAATCAATCCCAACTCTGGCTGGGTAAAGCAGATAAAAGCAGCCAATCGTTCCCTTGTCAACAAATTCGATTTGATCGTCAAG GCTGAAGAAGTGACGTCAAAGAAAAGATTCTCCGATGCCACGTTAAGCATTGACGTGggaaatgataataattttgCGCCTCGGCTGGTGGCAGAAGCGCTCGAGGGTTTTGTCGATGAGAATTCGCCTGTTGGAACACCTGTGATTTCGGCGAGAAGAAAAGGGCAACCACTGCAGCTCAAGGTCGTCGAAGAAGACACG CAATTTGAGAATTCGTTTTCCCACTACGAGATTGAGCTGACTTCGCCTGCTTTCCGAGTCAATAAGGCCGGCATTATGGAAGTAGCTATGCCCAATTTGGACCGCGACGCACCCAATCCATCGATACTGACTTTCCAG GCTATCGCTCGAAGAGCTGGAGGAGCTACTACGTCACCGATTGCAATTTCGATTCGTCTTATGGATGTGAACGATAATGCTCCACGGTTTCCTTCGTTTAAACCGGTGTTTCTTCAGGCGAGCGATTCAAAAAAAGTAGTAGCTCAG gtgcaAGCCGAAGACAAGGATTGGGGTGATAATGCACGAATTGAATATTCTGTTTTGGATGTCACAAATAATGGCAGAAACAAGTTTGTTATCAATCCACAAACAGGAGTGATCGATTCAGTTGGAGCTTTGAAACCTGGAGAAAAGTATACACTTACACTTCAG GCAACAGATGGGGGAGGTAAATCGTCTTTGGGTCTATTGGAAGTCATTGTTATTCCTGGACCAAATATCAAGGCACCAGCATTTACGAAGGAGTCATATGAAATTTCTGTTGATGAGGCATCTCCGGTCAATTCTGTTGTTTATAATTTTCAG GCCAAAGATCAGGAAAATGATCGTATTGTGTACTCCATAGTGGCAGGCAATGAACTAGgacatttcaaaatggaaaagtcCAATGGAAGTCTCCTCCTTGCTGAAACAATAGATCGAGAACAACTTAGTCGTTATGCTCTTACTATCAAAGCTGAGGATTCTGGGGGATTGTCCAATGTGGCCCAGGTTATGATTCGGGTACTTGATACCAACGATAGGAGTCCGGAGTTTGTGGATCTACCATACATTTTCCGCGTCAAGGAAAATGACCTCACCGGCTATATTGGCCGAGTCCAT GCGAAGGATGCTGACATTGAAAAGAATGGCCAAATTTCGTATTCACTACCTTCCGATCCTAACTTTGTTATAAATAGTCAAACTGGCGAATTAAAGTCTAAGTCACCGCTAGACTACGAAACGGAACGA GTTCATTTAGTGGTTATAGCAGCTCAAGATAACGGACCGCAGCCACGAGTAACGACTGCAACAGCCACGGTTGTCGTGTTAGATTTCCCTGACGAGAAACCGAAATTCTCCCAGCAGAAATACGAAGCCGATGTACCGGAGAACATTATAGATTTCTTTGTCACCCAAGTTCAG GCCACCGACATGGACACCGAATCGTCCGTGACATACACCATTCGTCAGGGGGACGTCGACAAATTTAGAATTGATCCTCAGTCAGGAATTGTTCGCACGAGGCGGGCGCTTGATTACGAGCGCCAGGCGCAGTATGTCCTTATAATCGGAACTATCGAGAATACGGACATAAACGACCCGCATGCGACAACCACCCTCTTCGTCAACGTCCAG gacCGGAATGATGTGGCACCTGTCTACAGTTCTTTGCCGCGACCAGTACGACTCAGGAGTACGGTCCCTGTTGGCCAAGTCGTCACTACTGTTATAGCTGTTGATGCTGATGGAACGAATCCAAATAATCAA GTGAGATACGAATTAGTGAACAATTCAAACAAAGTTGGACAATTCTTCCGTATCAATGCCGAGTCCGGTGTTATCTCAACCCGAGACAATCTACGGAAAGACAGTGAACGGGAATACAAG TTGAGGGTTAGAGCGTATGACCTTGGCAAACCTACTTCGCTGAGTACCCTAGCTACCGTCACTGTATTTGTTGATCATGTCGCTCCGCTCATTGCACCAGACGTGACGCATATGTCGTTTTCGGAAATGACTTATTCGGTGTCCGTCGCAGAAGATGCACATGCGAATACGCTTATCAAATATTTATCCGTCGCCAACAGAACAAATGATTTGTTGTCTGTTTCATGCGAGATTATTAGCGGAAATTCCGACG ATACGTTCTACACGAAAGAATCAGTAGATCGCAATTGTGAGCTGCGGCTTAAACGAACTCTTGATTTTGAAGCTATCCAACGCTacgaaattgaaattcaattaaaaactaCAGCCGTCATGATAAATCAAGACAGATCGACAGTCAGG GTGGATGTTACGGTGCTGGATGTGAATGATAATTCCCCCAAATTCTTGTCCAAGTACCCGGAAAATCGCTTTACTAATGGAAAGTTCTACGCAGCGATCTCGGCTGATGCGCCTATCTCTTCGGTTTTGATTCTTGTGGCTGCTGAAGACGCTGACAGTGGCCCACTTGGCCAGCTCACTTACGAAATCATGGAAGAGACCAACGGCGGCAAATTATTCAGCATTGATAAATCGACTGGAGCTATTCATACGGAAAAAATGATGAACGCGATTCGACAACTGCCTATGCGGCTTATTGTCACTGCAAGAGATAATCCTGGCCAACCGATCGGCTATCGAGAGACTAATTGCCAAGTGGTC GTGAACATTATAGAAACACAACACCGATTAGTTCTTGTTTTGCCCAATTCCCCGCCCGATCAAGTCCATCGCTCTCAGTCGTCTATCGTGGATATCCTGCAGGAAGAAACCAAGATGATTGTTCGTGTCGAGAAGCTTCAGGCGCTCTCTAGTGTGTCATCTAACGGCTCAGTAGTCGTTGACGCAACTGGCTCAGAACTTTGGTTCTATTGTATTGATCCTAGCACGGAAACGATTGTGGTTACAAATCACAGTCAAATCAACAG cACTGTATTGGACACTGGATCTACGAATCACCTGGCCTACCTCATGGCAACGAAACTCAAATTAGATGTATCTGAAATCCGCCAGCCGCTGGATAATCGTTGGGCTTCTAAGCCATATGATACTGATACTCCAGCCAGCCGCCTTTGGAACGGCTTTCCTGCAGCCCTTGTGGTTGTGGGAGTCTTGGTCTTCTTGCTCGCCTTAGGTGGCATCGTTTATATCTGTGCCTCATGGGACAG GTTGCAAAGCAAGGCCGACAAACGTGTGCAGCCGTATGTGGTATTTCCGCCTTATAACCCTGTTGTTATCGACCCCAATCCAAAAGAATATGAAACCCAG ATACTGCAGCTCAGTGTCAATAATAGTACTGACGATTCGGAATCAAGTGGTGAACAAAAGTTGGAATATAACCAACGAAGGCATCGCGCGTTTCCTCTCTCCGTGCCTGCCTACGTTCCAG GTCGTCATCTCAATGGTGCATTGAATTCAACCAACTCTGATATTGCGACGTTACGCTTTTCCAGTCTAGCTGGCATGGGGCATTGTGAATTTGCTCCCCATCAGTTTTTCCccgaacaagaagaagaggacTTATCGTCTATGATCATCTATGATGATCCACCCATTCCTACAACTAATCCGCTTTATGAAGG GTCTGATGAAGATCCGCTGAATTACACAAGCGCGACCAATGCCAACGTGACCTTCAGGAGTAAACTTTCGCGCTTTGGCATTCCTGAGGTATCTACAGAGCTCTGA